Proteins encoded together in one Pseudoalteromonas xiamenensis window:
- the bamB gene encoding outer membrane protein assembly factor BamB gives MKKFSLAVLALCGSALLAGCTSKDEEELVLPDINNQFKTQVVWQESVGNGVEHYFSRLTPAVYKDTVYAASRDGIVSAFALADGKRLWRTDVRENSSIWPWQGGEGAKLSGGILQAFGKLYIGSEHGSVIALDRETGEVLWRKSVPGEALSTPAAGEGLIYVNLGSGKLLALHPDTGEERWTYEQEMPALTLRGLSSPNVAAGGVLVGEETGRLSVLIANSGFAAWSADVAVAKGASEFERLVDVDTKPLVSGAYVYSIAYNGNLAALDLRTGNVVWKREYSSYREMTIEGQTIYLVDSDGVVYALDKDSGIERWSQSALRGWYLTGPGVLGDYLALGDQEGNLHWLNRTTGELVARAEFDGSGFYVEPIQADDKLIVITRDGEISAIAKP, from the coding sequence ATGAAGAAGTTCAGTCTAGCTGTACTTGCGCTCTGTGGCTCTGCTTTATTAGCAGGTTGTACATCGAAAGATGAAGAAGAATTGGTGTTACCTGACATTAATAACCAGTTCAAAACGCAAGTCGTTTGGCAAGAAAGTGTCGGCAATGGCGTAGAGCATTATTTCTCGCGCCTAACGCCAGCTGTTTATAAAGACACCGTATATGCGGCCTCTCGCGATGGTATTGTTTCCGCATTCGCATTAGCGGATGGTAAGCGTTTATGGCGCACTGATGTGCGTGAAAACAGTTCAATTTGGCCATGGCAAGGCGGTGAAGGTGCAAAATTGTCAGGCGGCATTTTGCAGGCGTTTGGCAAGCTTTACATCGGCTCTGAACACGGTTCGGTTATCGCGCTTGATAGAGAAACGGGTGAGGTGTTATGGCGTAAATCGGTGCCAGGTGAAGCGCTATCTACACCAGCGGCTGGCGAGGGCCTTATCTATGTCAATCTAGGTTCAGGTAAGTTACTTGCTTTACATCCAGATACGGGCGAAGAACGTTGGACGTATGAACAAGAGATGCCAGCATTGACCTTACGCGGCCTCAGTTCACCAAACGTTGCCGCGGGCGGTGTGTTGGTTGGCGAAGAAACGGGTCGTTTATCTGTCTTGATTGCGAACTCAGGTTTTGCAGCATGGAGTGCAGATGTTGCTGTGGCAAAAGGCGCGTCAGAGTTTGAACGTTTAGTTGATGTTGACACAAAACCACTGGTTAGTGGCGCATATGTTTACTCAATAGCCTATAATGGCAACTTAGCGGCACTGGACTTACGTACCGGCAATGTGGTGTGGAAACGTGAATACAGTAGCTACCGTGAAATGACCATCGAAGGTCAAACGATTTACCTTGTGGATAGTGACGGTGTGGTTTACGCACTCGATAAAGATTCGGGTATTGAACGTTGGAGTCAATCAGCGCTACGTGGTTGGTATTTAACGGGACCAGGCGTGTTAGGTGACTATTTAGCGCTTGGTGACCAAGAAGGTAATCTACATTGGTTGAACCGAACAACGGGTGAACTCGTTGCTCGAGCAGAATTTGATGGTTCAGGTTTTTATGTTGAACCAATTCAAGCGGACGATAAGTTAATTGTTATCACCCGTGATGGCGAGATAAGCGCAATCGCCAAGCCTTAA
- a CDS encoding YfgM family protein — protein sequence MEIYSTEEQQAEAIKRFFRENGVSLALGIVLGLGGLYGWKAYNAHQIDVADKASNAFNTFVESEDALAKSDAFIADNSGSNYAVLAAFVAAKEAVEQKQLDKAAEKLTWAAENVKNEELKATALLRLARVQAALGQADVAFATLEKKMPEGFAAQVAEIKGDIKLSLGDEAAARAAYQQAVDKGGLDNNPTLQTKLDNLAQAAN from the coding sequence ATGGAAATTTATTCAACAGAAGAACAACAAGCCGAAGCAATAAAACGATTTTTCCGTGAAAATGGTGTTTCACTTGCGCTGGGTATTGTCTTAGGTCTGGGCGGCCTTTATGGCTGGAAAGCCTATAATGCGCATCAAATCGATGTGGCAGACAAAGCATCTAATGCGTTCAACACATTCGTTGAGTCAGAAGACGCTTTGGCAAAAAGCGACGCGTTCATTGCGGACAATTCGGGTTCAAATTACGCGGTGTTAGCTGCATTTGTCGCGGCGAAAGAAGCCGTTGAACAAAAACAACTGGACAAAGCAGCTGAGAAATTAACTTGGGCAGCTGAAAACGTGAAAAATGAAGAGCTTAAGGCAACCGCATTGCTTCGCTTAGCCCGAGTTCAGGCGGCCCTTGGTCAAGCGGATGTTGCTTTTGCAACGCTTGAGAAAAAAATGCCAGAGGGTTTCGCGGCTCAAGTAGCGGAAATCAAAGGTGATATTAAACTGTCTTTGGGTGATGAAGCCGCGGCGCGCGCAGCATACCAACAAGCGGTTGATAAAGGTGGTTTGGACAATAACCCAACCCTACAAACGAAGTTAGACAATCTCGCTCAAGCTGCAAACTAA